Proteins encoded within one genomic window of Methanosarcina barkeri str. Wiesmoor:
- a CDS encoding tetratricopeptide repeat protein — MYEPPNQFHCLDADVWIEIPNRVIGVTGNCYVGRDYIPKNGKTRYDVKVFVKKIKKEQENPDTLIKDNDLELSKSKSDDIGTLIEKGVNLRNFKKYDEALQIFEKVTELEPSNAQAWHNKGIILGILKKYNEARQAFEKAMEIEPGKNRRDCSSRHLRSARNRTSERNQGSNVEQ; from the coding sequence ATGTATGAACCTCCTAACCAGTTTCATTGCCTTGATGCCGATGTTTGGATTGAGATTCCAAATAGGGTAATAGGCGTTACTGGTAATTGCTATGTTGGACGGGATTACATCCCTAAAAACGGTAAAACACGATATGATGTGAAGGTCTTCGTTAAGAAGATCAAAAAGGAACAAGAGAATCCTGATACATTGATTAAAGACAATGATCTAGAATTATCTAAGAGTAAGTCAGATGACATTGGAACTTTGATTGAGAAAGGAGTGAATCTAAGAAATTTTAAAAAATATGACGAGGCCCTGCAAATATTTGAGAAAGTAACAGAACTCGAACCCTCGAATGCACAGGCATGGCATAATAAAGGAATTATTCTAGGAATCCTTAAGAAGTACAATGAAGCTCGGCAAGCATTTGAGAAAGCGATGGAAATCGAACCGGGGAAAAACCGTAGGGATTGTAGTTCTCGTCATCTTCGTTCCGCTCGCAATAGGACCTCTGAAAGGAATCAGGGCAGCAACGTAGAACAGTAA
- a CDS encoding fumarate hydratase: MSTKISRESFIRSIADLLRKTETELPDDVVNAIRKAEAAEENKVAKFQLRAILKNLEIAKKYRVPMCQDTGIMIFFAEIGSEFQPGFDLEAAIREAVILATTEIPLRPNAVDPLTRKNSGNNTGVGIPDIHWKLVPGNQLKITAAPKGAGSENMSSLRMFNPTETGSIKNFVLETIVTAGGMPCPPLTIGIGIGGSFDAAARLAKESLLEPLDAPMEGLEREIFEAVNTLGIGCMGLGGSTTALAVRVKTAHCHTASLPVAVNIQCWANRHASVVFGGDE; this comes from the coding sequence TTGTCTACAAAAATTAGCCGTGAAAGTTTTATCCGGTCTATTGCAGACCTATTAAGAAAAACGGAAACTGAGCTTCCTGATGATGTGGTGAACGCAATCAGGAAAGCTGAGGCCGCAGAAGAAAATAAGGTTGCAAAATTTCAGCTTCGGGCAATCCTGAAGAACCTTGAAATTGCAAAAAAATACAGGGTTCCCATGTGCCAGGACACAGGCATCATGATTTTTTTTGCGGAAATCGGGAGCGAATTTCAGCCAGGTTTTGACCTTGAGGCTGCAATCAGGGAAGCAGTGATACTTGCAACAACCGAAATTCCTCTCCGGCCGAACGCAGTCGATCCTCTGACCCGAAAGAACAGCGGAAACAATACAGGGGTTGGAATTCCGGATATCCACTGGAAACTCGTTCCCGGAAACCAGTTAAAGATTACAGCTGCCCCTAAAGGCGCAGGTTCGGAAAATATGAGTTCACTGCGTATGTTTAACCCTACAGAAACTGGAAGTATCAAAAACTTCGTGCTAGAAACCATAGTGACCGCCGGAGGAATGCCATGCCCTCCACTGACCATAGGAATCGGTATTGGAGGTTCTTTTGATGCTGCAGCCAGGCTTGCAAAAGAATCTCTGCTTGAGCCTCTTGACGCCCCGATGGAGGGACTGGAAAGAGAAATCTTTGAAGCTGTAAACACCCTTGGGATAGGCTGTATGGGGCTTGGCGGTAGCACAACTGCCCTTGCAGTGCGCGTAAAAACAGCTCACTGCCACACTGCTTCCCTTCCGGTTGCAGTAAATATCCAGTGCTGGGCGAATCGACATGCTTCGGTTGTGTTTGGGGGGGATGAATAA
- a CDS encoding FumA C-terminus/TtdB family hydratase beta subunit, with product MEYHLKTPLKKEDIEKLNAGDIVYISGEILTARDEAHARILEMGEKKEELPFSLEGAVIYHCGPLMQKTENGWKVVSAGPTTSGRMSKMTPPLLKAHDVRAIIGKGGMKDVADALKNGSVYLAYTGGCAALAAELIKEVKAVHWLDLGMPEAVWVLRVEEFGPLIVGIDTKGKDIFAEVREKAQKQLEKQE from the coding sequence ATGGAATATCACCTGAAAACTCCGCTGAAGAAAGAAGATATCGAGAAACTCAATGCCGGAGATATCGTCTATATCTCAGGAGAAATCCTGACAGCCAGGGACGAAGCCCATGCCAGAATTCTCGAGATGGGAGAAAAGAAAGAAGAACTTCCTTTTTCTCTGGAAGGTGCTGTAATATACCACTGCGGCCCCCTGATGCAGAAAACCGAAAACGGCTGGAAAGTAGTATCTGCCGGCCCTACAACTAGCGGCAGGATGTCAAAAATGACTCCTCCTCTTCTGAAAGCGCATGACGTTCGGGCAATCATAGGAAAAGGCGGGATGAAAGACGTAGCCGATGCCTTGAAGAATGGATCCGTTTATCTTGCTTATACAGGCGGATGTGCAGCCCTTGCCGCAGAGTTAATAAAAGAAGTAAAAGCCGTCCACTGGCTTGACCTTGGAATGCCTGAAGCCGTCTGGGTGCTCAGAGTGGAAGAATTCGGGCCGCTTATTGTAGGGATTGACACAAAAGGAAAGGATATTTTTGCAGAGGTAAGGGAAAAAGCTCAAAAACAACTTGAAAAGCAAGAGTAA
- a CDS encoding ArsR family transcriptional regulator, translating into MKKYIFTAFAVGMMRSNLITILLSSEKRTNLLILLKEKPRTIEEINNELDTNSVAILPQLKKLKENGLVIQEKKIYKLSLLGKIIVRKMDSLVKAFRRLENDCK; encoded by the coding sequence ATGAAAAAGTATATATTTACGGCTTTTGCAGTAGGGATGATGAGATCTAACCTGATCACAATTCTTTTGTCTTCCGAAAAAAGGACCAACCTGCTTATCCTCCTCAAAGAAAAGCCCCGGACAATTGAAGAGATCAATAATGAGCTTGATACGAACTCAGTTGCGATTCTCCCTCAGCTTAAAAAGCTAAAAGAAAATGGGCTCGTGATTCAGGAGAAAAAAATATATAAGCTTTCCCTTCTGGGGAAAATCATTGTCAGAAAAATGGACTCTCTTGTAAAAGCATTTAGACGGCTTGAAAACGATTGCAAATAA
- a CDS encoding MFS transporter, which produces MFVLVIDTTIMNVSISTLIKDFNTNVATVQAAITLYSLVMASLMITGGKLGDIIGRKRAFRTGLIIYGSGSFLTAISPTMAVLFIGWSILEGLGATLVMPAIQTLVTSNYSGKDRALAYGILGGIVASAIALGPIIGGWLTTEYTWRFAFGGEVVIVVIVLLLSRYILDAPLETEEKPRMDIVGSIISALGMGLIVFGILLAGTYGWWEARHPFSIGGIEISPFGLSPTPVFIAAGGIILLCFALWELHVITLGKMPLVRLDVLRDRRVTSGIFVQMVQTVLIGGFLFSMALFLQIALGLNAMQTGFLYLPLSIPLLIASLTASRLSSRIAPKRIIQVGLLVLIAGLLLATATINVEVRGLALLTGFALIGIGAGVIASQIMNLVLSQVVPERTSEAAALMSTSQNLGMAIGTALMGSIVIVGLVGEATNFIEDSTGIPENLKPSVISAVEENARFLSNEELTAILKDAPPDLSQKVLRVNEIARIHGIKASLWGLVIFAILGIIASIFLPPEILVPSQTEK; this is translated from the coding sequence ATGTTTGTGCTTGTTATTGATACGACAATAATGAACGTTTCGATTTCGACACTTATCAAAGATTTCAACACTAACGTTGCTACTGTCCAGGCTGCCATTACACTCTATTCTCTTGTAATGGCATCACTTATGATCACCGGAGGAAAACTTGGAGATATCATTGGTCGAAAAAGGGCATTCAGGACAGGACTGATCATCTACGGTAGTGGTTCGTTCCTGACTGCAATCAGCCCGACAATGGCTGTGCTGTTTATAGGCTGGTCAATCCTTGAAGGGCTAGGAGCTACCCTTGTCATGCCTGCCATCCAGACACTCGTGACCTCAAACTACAGCGGAAAGGACCGTGCACTTGCTTATGGTATATTAGGTGGAATTGTTGCAAGCGCAATTGCCCTCGGGCCCATAATAGGAGGCTGGCTGACAACTGAGTACACCTGGAGGTTTGCCTTTGGTGGGGAGGTTGTGATCGTGGTCATTGTCCTGCTGTTAAGCCGGTATATTCTGGATGCACCCCTTGAGACCGAAGAGAAACCCAGGATGGATATAGTCGGCTCGATAATCTCTGCGCTGGGAATGGGGCTTATTGTCTTTGGGATATTGTTGGCGGGGACCTATGGCTGGTGGGAGGCACGTCATCCCTTCTCAATAGGTGGAATTGAAATTTCCCCGTTTGGGCTTTCACCTACTCCGGTATTTATTGCAGCAGGAGGCATTATTCTTCTGTGTTTTGCCCTCTGGGAACTTCATGTCATTACTCTGGGGAAGATGCCGCTCGTAAGGCTCGATGTGCTCAGGGACCGCAGGGTTACTTCAGGCATTTTTGTCCAGATGGTTCAGACCGTTCTTATCGGAGGCTTCCTGTTCAGCATGGCTCTTTTCCTCCAGATAGCACTGGGTCTCAATGCGATGCAGACAGGCTTTCTTTACCTTCCTCTCTCCATACCACTTTTAATTGCTTCGCTCACAGCATCTCGATTATCTTCTCGCATAGCCCCAAAGCGCATTATCCAGGTTGGGCTACTCGTACTCATCGCAGGGCTTTTACTGGCTACTGCAACAATTAATGTGGAAGTCAGAGGGCTTGCCCTGCTAACAGGTTTTGCCTTAATAGGCATAGGTGCAGGAGTTATAGCATCGCAGATAATGAATCTCGTCCTTTCCCAGGTAGTTCCTGAAAGGACAAGTGAGGCAGCTGCTCTTATGAGCACTTCCCAGAATTTGGGCATGGCTATTGGAACAGCCCTTATGGGTTCCATAGTTATTGTGGGCCTGGTAGGAGAAGCCACTAACTTCATCGAGGACAGTACTGGTATTCCAGAAAATCTCAAGCCTTCCGTGATATCGGCAGTAGAGGAGAACGCCCGTTTTTTGAGCAATGAAGAACTAACAGCTATCCTGAAAGATGCTCCTCCTGACCTTTCACAGAAGGTCTTGAGAGTAAACGAAATCGCCCGTATCCACGGGATAAAAGCTTCCCTCTGGGGGCTGGTGATTTTTGCGATACTCGGCATAATTGCCTCAATCTTTCTGCCACCTGAGATCCTGGTTCCTTCGCAAACAGAGAAGTAA
- a CDS encoding HdeD family acid-resistance protein, producing the protein MEQPTDVTGQSIEPEYETGYEILQVPWWVVLLEGIIAILVGLFLIYRPAATTVFLVQILGIFWLAEGILSVIGALIFSGNRVWKLLSGILSIIAGVVILTYPIYSPFIVLTLFVIFIGVWAIINGVVKIILALKGGGWGIGIIGLLTIILGLFLLTNSLVGALFLPWIFGFFFIIGGIGSLIWGLRMRT; encoded by the coding sequence ATGGAACAACCAACTGATGTCACGGGACAATCAATTGAACCTGAATATGAGACTGGGTATGAAATACTGCAGGTACCCTGGTGGGTGGTTCTTCTGGAGGGGATCATTGCCATCCTTGTAGGATTATTCCTCATATACAGGCCTGCTGCAACCACTGTCTTTCTTGTACAGATTCTTGGTATTTTCTGGCTAGCAGAAGGAATTCTTTCTGTCATAGGGGCGCTGATATTTTCAGGGAATAGGGTATGGAAATTGCTTTCGGGTATCCTTAGCATTATTGCAGGAGTTGTCATACTGACGTACCCAATCTACAGTCCTTTCATAGTCCTTACATTATTCGTTATTTTCATAGGAGTATGGGCTATTATCAACGGAGTCGTAAAAATTATCCTGGCCCTTAAAGGAGGAGGATGGGGAATAGGAATCATCGGTCTCCTCACCATAATTCTCGGCCTTTTTCTTCTAACCAATTCTCTTGTAGGAGCCCTGTTTTTGCCATGGATATTCGGCTTTTTCTTTATTATCGGGGGAATCGGGTCACTTATCTGGGGATTAAGAATGAGAACTTGA
- a CDS encoding DUF367 family protein: MNPTNQRDIPLYIYHAGQCDPKKCTGRKLARFDLARLYDRISRLPRSAILLDPTVEKALSPADDYKKGIIVLDCSWEEVERVFPDLAKLNLKHRALPYLLAGNPVNFGRPFKLNSAEAFAAALYILGHKEQAEKVLSKFNWGHSFLELNKEPLEEYATAKNSTEIVEIQSHYF, from the coding sequence ATGAATCCAACAAATCAACGGGATATTCCCCTTTATATATATCATGCCGGGCAGTGTGACCCGAAAAAGTGCACAGGAAGGAAATTGGCTCGCTTTGACCTTGCCCGCCTTTACGACAGGATATCAAGGCTGCCAAGGTCAGCGATTCTTCTTGACCCTACTGTAGAAAAAGCCCTCTCTCCTGCCGATGATTACAAAAAAGGTATCATCGTACTCGATTGCTCATGGGAAGAAGTGGAAAGGGTTTTTCCCGACCTTGCGAAGCTGAATCTTAAGCACAGAGCCCTTCCTTATTTGCTTGCAGGCAATCCTGTAAATTTCGGAAGGCCCTTCAAACTCAATTCAGCCGAAGCTTTTGCGGCAGCTCTCTACATTCTGGGGCATAAAGAACAGGCTGAAAAAGTCCTTTCCAAGTTTAACTGGGGGCACAGTTTTCTCGAACTCAATAAGGAACCGCTTGAAGAGTATGCAACCGCAAAGAACAGTACTGAGATCGTGGAAATTCAGAGTCATTACTTCTAA
- a CDS encoding TIGR00725 family protein: MKVPVKAEARKQIGVIGAGTCGNEVKVLAEKVGREIAKRGAVLLCGGLGGVMEAAAYGAKQEGGITLGILPGSLREDANLWIDIAVVSGMGHARNALIAQSSDALIAVNGEYGTLSEIALGMKMGKPVVVVEPGWKIEGVHRAKSPEEAVELAFRLTEGKEKTLRESPEGKVLKNR; this comes from the coding sequence ATGAAAGTACCGGTGAAAGCAGAGGCCAGAAAACAGATAGGAGTTATAGGTGCAGGGACTTGCGGCAACGAAGTAAAGGTTCTTGCAGAAAAGGTAGGAAGAGAGATTGCAAAAAGAGGAGCGGTTTTGCTCTGCGGAGGTCTGGGCGGAGTTATGGAGGCTGCTGCATACGGAGCAAAGCAGGAAGGGGGAATAACCCTGGGAATTTTGCCCGGATCCCTGAGAGAGGACGCAAATCTCTGGATAGATATCGCGGTCGTTAGTGGAATGGGACATGCCAGAAATGCTCTTATAGCGCAGTCCTCGGATGCGTTGATTGCGGTTAATGGAGAGTACGGAACACTTTCGGAGATAGCCCTGGGTATGAAGATGGGGAAACCTGTAGTCGTGGTCGAACCAGGCTGGAAAATTGAAGGCGTTCACAGGGCAAAAAGTCCGGAAGAAGCCGTAGAACTTGCTTTCAGGCTGACTGAAGGGAAGGAAAAAACCTTAAGGGAAAGTCCTGAAGGAAAAGTACTAAAAAACAGATAA
- a CDS encoding DNA topoisomerase I, with product MHLIVTEKNIAARRIAAILAPKNPKKDRVSGVDVYRYEIVSDEEKQETVVVGLSGHIVGIDFPKEYNNWQKVESKTLINADIITTPINRKIVTALKGLGKKASRVTIATDYDREGELIGVEALNIIKQVNPDVPFDRVRYSAITPKAIEAAFSNATDVDFNLADAGHSRQVIDLVWGAALTRYISLAAGRLGKMFLSVGRVQSPTLSLIVDREKERNVFVPTPYWEIYAELQNTEGKTFSAQHSTRRFLDKKEATKAFKKLGKKAELKGIEKGKKTDQPPAPFNTTGFISAANSIGLSPANAMRIAEALYTNGYISYPRTDNTVYPETLDLRAQIEIFKEGPFKEYADALLEKAELIPTRGKKETTDHPPIFPASLAKESDLKEDEWKVYELVVRRFFATFAGPSEWETMRLKLDINGEEFKANGARLVEQGWRWYYPYNAPEDRLFPELHEGDSLKVIKKDMQDKETQPPGRYGQGRLINIMEELGLGTKATRHEIISKLYSRAYIHGNPVQPTNTSFAVMDTLEKYSPTITKPDMTKLLEENMDRIAEGKIKEAAVLEESRDMLKQVFSELDKNREKIVESLQAGLREDKIIGTCSSCGNELIIRRSKRGGRFIGCNNYPNCTFSLPLPRSGQIIVTDKVCEVHGLHHIRIINSGKRPWDLGCPQCNFIEWQKTQQEEQAQQPKKEKPKSIKDLEGVGKATAGKLEEAGITSVEALAEADPVELAKAIKTSVKRVKSWQVSCNGIVTVEGNSTAEGNSTVKGNCTVEDA from the coding sequence ATGCACCTTATTGTAACGGAAAAAAATATAGCAGCAAGGAGGATAGCTGCGATTCTGGCTCCAAAAAACCCGAAGAAAGATAGAGTCAGTGGAGTAGACGTGTACCGGTATGAGATTGTGTCCGATGAAGAGAAGCAGGAAACTGTAGTTGTAGGGCTGTCGGGCCATATCGTAGGGATCGACTTTCCCAAGGAGTACAATAACTGGCAGAAAGTAGAATCTAAAACCCTTATCAATGCCGATATTATAACAACTCCTATCAACCGAAAGATCGTAACTGCACTTAAAGGCCTGGGGAAAAAGGCGAGCAGGGTTACGATTGCCACTGACTACGACCGGGAAGGAGAACTCATAGGAGTCGAGGCTCTCAATATCATAAAACAGGTAAATCCGGATGTTCCTTTTGACCGGGTGCGCTACAGCGCAATAACCCCAAAAGCAATAGAAGCCGCATTTTCAAATGCAACAGATGTTGATTTTAATCTCGCGGATGCCGGCCATTCCAGGCAGGTCATTGACCTTGTCTGGGGCGCAGCCCTTACCCGCTATATTTCTCTTGCTGCAGGCAGGCTTGGGAAGATGTTTCTTTCCGTAGGCAGGGTACAGTCGCCAACTCTTTCTCTTATTGTGGACAGGGAAAAAGAAAGGAATGTTTTTGTCCCGACTCCTTACTGGGAGATCTATGCCGAACTTCAAAATACAGAAGGAAAAACCTTCTCAGCTCAGCATTCAACCCGCCGTTTTCTGGATAAAAAGGAGGCAACAAAAGCCTTCAAAAAACTGGGGAAAAAGGCCGAATTAAAGGGAATCGAAAAAGGGAAAAAGACCGACCAGCCCCCGGCTCCTTTTAATACCACAGGTTTCATAAGTGCAGCAAACTCAATCGGGCTCAGCCCTGCAAACGCGATGCGCATAGCTGAAGCTCTCTATACTAATGGTTATATTTCGTACCCCAGGACTGACAATACGGTCTATCCCGAGACCCTTGACCTGAGGGCTCAGATTGAGATTTTCAAAGAAGGTCCCTTTAAAGAGTACGCAGACGCTCTGCTTGAAAAAGCTGAACTCATTCCTACGCGGGGAAAAAAGGAAACTACCGACCATCCACCTATTTTTCCGGCTTCCCTTGCAAAAGAGTCCGACTTAAAAGAGGACGAGTGGAAGGTCTACGAACTTGTAGTCAGGCGCTTTTTTGCGACCTTTGCAGGGCCAAGCGAATGGGAAACTATGCGCTTGAAACTTGACATCAACGGAGAAGAATTCAAGGCAAACGGGGCAAGGCTTGTGGAACAGGGCTGGAGATGGTACTATCCTTACAATGCGCCTGAAGACCGGCTGTTCCCTGAACTGCATGAAGGCGATTCCCTGAAAGTGATTAAAAAAGATATGCAGGATAAAGAAACACAGCCTCCAGGCCGTTATGGACAGGGAAGACTTATCAATATTATGGAAGAGCTTGGGCTTGGAACAAAGGCAACGCGACACGAGATAATCAGCAAGCTTTATTCCAGGGCCTACATTCACGGAAACCCGGTGCAGCCTACGAATACCTCTTTTGCAGTAATGGATACTCTCGAGAAGTATTCCCCTACTATCACAAAACCAGACATGACAAAGCTGCTTGAAGAAAATATGGACCGGATTGCTGAGGGCAAAATCAAAGAGGCTGCCGTTCTTGAAGAATCGCGGGATATGTTAAAGCAGGTCTTCTCGGAACTCGATAAAAACCGGGAAAAAATCGTGGAATCTCTCCAGGCAGGCCTTAGAGAAGATAAAATCATAGGCACTTGCTCTAGCTGTGGAAACGAACTTATAATCCGGCGTTCGAAAAGGGGAGGCCGGTTTATAGGCTGCAACAATTATCCGAATTGTACCTTTTCTCTTCCTCTGCCTAGAAGTGGACAGATCATAGTTACTGACAAGGTCTGTGAAGTTCACGGCCTGCACCATATCCGTATAATCAACTCGGGAAAAAGGCCCTGGGACCTTGGTTGCCCTCAGTGTAATTTCATAGAATGGCAGAAAACCCAGCAGGAAGAACAGGCCCAGCAGCCTAAAAAAGAAAAGCCCAAATCAATTAAGGATCTCGAAGGCGTTGGAAAAGCCACAGCAGGAAAACTGGAAGAAGCCGGTATTACAAGTGTAGAAGCCCTGGCAGAAGCCGACCCTGTAGAGCTTGCAAAAGCAATAAAGACCAGTGTAAAGAGAGTCAAAAGCTGGCAGGTTTCATGTAACGGTATAGTTACAGTAGAAGGCAACAGCACAGCTGAGGGCAACAGTACAGTTAAAGGCAACTGTACAGTTGAAGACGCATGA
- a CDS encoding pentapeptide repeat-containing protein yields MNIIEKKNYRGVNLPGAHLEKNNLIWANFQDANLQEAYLIKANLTQADLQGANLYRADLRGADLRGANFQEANLQEANLQGADLSNSYLLEGIGTNLQGANLQGANLQGANLTRANLKGANLKGANLQLSNIHLANLQGANLQGANFQGANLYGANLRRADLQAADLYVADLQKSDLQEANLQEANLQEANLQGAKLTNVKNLSFDQLSKVKTLHNAKLDEENFLLLNEQYITA; encoded by the coding sequence ATGAATATTATAGAGAAAAAAAACTATAGAGGAGTTAACCTTCCAGGCGCCCACCTTGAAAAAAATAACCTTATATGGGCTAACTTTCAAGACGCTAACCTTCAGGAAGCTTATCTCATAAAAGCTAACCTTACACAGGCTGATCTTCAAGGAGCTAACCTTTATAGAGCTGACCTTCGCGGGGCTGACCTTCGCGGGGCTAACTTTCAAGAGGCAAACCTCCAGGAGGCTAACCTGCAAGGAGCCGACCTCTCAAATTCTTACCTTTTAGAGGGTATAGGCACTAATCTTCAAGGAGCTAATCTCCAGGGAGCTAATCTCCAGGGAGCTAACCTTACAAGAGCTAACCTTAAAGGGGCTAACCTTAAAGGAGCGAACCTCCAGTTATCCAATATCCATTTGGCTAACTTGCAAGGAGCTAATCTTCAAGGAGCTAACTTCCAGGGAGCTAATCTTTATGGAGCTAACCTTCGCAGGGCCGACCTCCAGGCAGCTGATCTTTATGTAGCTGATCTTCAAAAGTCTGACCTTCAAGAAGCGAACCTTCAAGAAGCAAACCTTCAGGAAGCAAACCTTCAAGGAGCTAAACTAACTAATGTGAAAAACTTATCATTTGACCAGCTCTCTAAAGTAAAAACCCTTCATAATGCAAAATTAGATGAAGAAAATTTCCTGCTACTTAATGAGCAATACATTACCGCTTGA
- a CDS encoding class I SAM-dependent methyltransferase family protein, with protein MYRMIRIAPKKGEELRKKAIQGGFLDTSRKIRKVRTEEGNFLEIPVTESAYNSVDGFLVLEQENPEFLEKPNSFKDSLKGFLSETELASVPSGWQILGDIIIVFIPEILEDKKKRIAEALLSMYPRCRTVVRDFGIEGQFRQPKRELLLGSETETIHREHGCFFKQDVTKVMYSKGNLEERKRMSRLGEGEVIVDMFAGIGYFSIPMAVHSRPKKIIGIEINPESFAYLKENIRLNKVEDIFVPICGDCSRVAPEGTADRVLMGYVGTTHHYLEPAIKALKKNGGILHYHETVPESLARIRPKERIEKAACALGKKVEILETHRIKKYSPGVLHVVVDARIFE; from the coding sequence ATGTACAGAATGATCAGAATTGCCCCGAAAAAAGGAGAAGAGCTAAGGAAAAAAGCAATTCAAGGGGGATTTCTGGATACTTCAAGAAAGATTCGAAAAGTCAGGACTGAAGAAGGCAATTTTCTGGAAATTCCAGTCACAGAGTCTGCATATAACAGTGTGGACGGTTTTCTGGTTCTTGAACAGGAAAACCCTGAATTCCTTGAAAAGCCTAACTCTTTTAAGGATTCCCTCAAAGGTTTTCTTTCTGAAACTGAACTTGCATCTGTCCCGTCAGGCTGGCAGATCCTGGGAGATATAATAATAGTTTTCATCCCTGAAATCCTGGAAGATAAAAAAAAGAGGATAGCTGAGGCTTTACTCTCAATGTACCCCAGGTGCAGAACCGTTGTAAGGGATTTTGGAATCGAAGGGCAGTTCCGCCAGCCAAAAAGAGAACTCCTTCTCGGCAGCGAAACCGAAACCATCCATAGGGAACATGGCTGCTTTTTCAAGCAGGATGTAACAAAGGTAATGTACTCCAAAGGAAACCTTGAAGAAAGAAAGCGGATGAGCAGGTTAGGAGAAGGGGAGGTTATAGTGGATATGTTCGCGGGAATAGGGTACTTCTCAATTCCTATGGCTGTGCATTCCAGGCCAAAAAAGATTATTGGGATAGAAATTAATCCCGAGTCTTTTGCCTATCTGAAAGAAAACATCAGGCTAAATAAGGTAGAGGATATTTTTGTTCCAATCTGCGGGGACTGCTCAAGGGTTGCTCCTGAAGGAACAGCCGATCGCGTGCTTATGGGATATGTGGGAACAACACATCACTATCTTGAGCCGGCTATAAAAGCCCTGAAAAAAAACGGGGGAATTCTGCACTATCACGAAACAGTCCCAGAAAGTCTTGCTAGAATCAGACCCAAGGAAAGGATAGAAAAAGCTGCCTGTGCCCTGGGAAAGAAGGTTGAGATTCTTGAAACCCACAGGATAAAAAAGTACTCTCCTGGAGTCTTGCATGTGGTTGTAGACGCACGGATATTCGAATAA
- a CDS encoding DUF6141 family protein produces MEQTKADVIFREVQDLRNNFFLVSVLYPALLLWYIEIHSLIFGRPAGINNIPGIYLFALWIVFGLFFPLIFYCTKHITEVRSDGIYIRLVPLNLSSKKIPLHVVEDCKIKVYDPLTGKESDVSQSSKKVSPVVILKLISGERMLLSSRKPEELCSAIKQATAEY; encoded by the coding sequence GTGGAACAGACGAAAGCAGACGTAATTTTTAGGGAAGTACAGGATCTGCGGAACAATTTTTTCCTGGTTTCGGTCCTTTATCCTGCGCTCCTGCTCTGGTATATCGAAATCCATAGCCTGATTTTTGGAAGACCTGCCGGAATCAATAACATTCCTGGAATATACCTGTTTGCTCTCTGGATTGTCTTCGGGTTATTTTTTCCTCTTATTTTTTACTGCACGAAGCACATAACTGAAGTAAGAAGTGATGGAATATACATTCGCCTGGTACCTTTGAATCTGTCCTCCAAGAAAATACCTTTACATGTAGTGGAGGACTGCAAAATTAAGGTTTATGACCCTCTCACAGGAAAAGAATCGGATGTATCGCAGTCTTCTAAAAAAGTTAGTCCGGTTGTAATCCTCAAACTTATTTCAGGAGAAAGAATGCTTCTGAGCTCCAGGAAGCCTGAAGAACTATGTAGCGCAATCAAGCAGGCTACAGCAGAATACTGA